In Burkholderiales bacterium, a single genomic region encodes these proteins:
- the galE gene encoding UDP-glucose 4-epimerase GalE, whose product MDGKILVTGGAGFIGSHVVVALARSGVEPLVIDTFVNSSRSVVPRLSELCGRPVEVIEADVRDTEALRRIFHDHAISGVVHCAGLKAVAEGEERPLAYWDVNVGGTVALAEVMGEAGVARLVYSSSATVYGQPDVLPVPEDAPLKPHSVYGRTKRSAEDFLRDLARANANWRIGILRYFNPAGAHPSARIGEAPAARPQNLVPLLCRIAAGEIGELRVFGSDWPTEDGTCVRDYLHVQDLAEGHVAALAHLATAPGAATFNLGMGRGWSVLQVAHAFERACGRRIARMFAARRPGDVACIYADPSRAETQLGWRATRDLETICADAWRWQQAGGRY is encoded by the coding sequence ATGGACGGAAAGATCCTCGTGACGGGAGGAGCGGGGTTCATCGGGTCGCACGTCGTCGTCGCGCTCGCCCGGTCCGGCGTCGAGCCGCTCGTCATCGACACCTTCGTCAACAGCTCGCGGTCGGTCGTCCCGCGGCTTTCGGAGCTGTGCGGTCGCCCGGTCGAGGTGATCGAAGCGGACGTGCGCGACACCGAGGCGCTGCGCCGGATCTTCCACGACCACGCCATCTCCGGCGTCGTCCACTGCGCGGGACTCAAGGCGGTCGCGGAAGGCGAGGAACGGCCGCTCGCGTATTGGGACGTCAACGTCGGCGGCACGGTCGCGCTCGCCGAGGTGATGGGCGAGGCGGGCGTCGCGCGACTCGTCTACTCCAGTTCGGCGACCGTCTACGGGCAGCCGGACGTGCTTCCGGTCCCCGAGGACGCCCCGCTCAAGCCGCACAGCGTGTACGGCCGCACGAAACGGTCCGCCGAGGACTTCCTGCGCGACCTCGCGCGCGCCAACGCGAACTGGCGCATCGGGATCCTGCGCTATTTCAATCCGGCCGGGGCGCATCCCTCCGCGCGCATCGGCGAGGCTCCCGCCGCCCGCCCGCAGAACCTCGTGCCGCTCCTGTGCCGGATCGCAGCCGGCGAGATCGGCGAGCTCCGGGTGTTCGGCAGCGACTGGCCCACGGAGGACGGAACCTGCGTGCGCGACTACCTGCACGTGCAGGACCTCGCCGAAGGGCATGTCGCCGCGCTGGCCCACCTCGCGACCGCCCCGGGCGCCGCGACGTTCAACCTCGGCATGGGGCGCGGCTGGTCGGTGCTGCAGGTGGCGCACGCCTTCGAGCGCGCGTGCGGGCGGCGCATCGCCCGGATGTTCGCGGCGCGGCGCCCCGGCGACGTCGCGTGCATCTACGCCGACCCCTCGCGCGCGGAAACGCAGCTCGGGTGGCGCGCGACGCGCGATCTCGAGACCATCTGCGCCGACGCGTGGCGCTGGCAGCAAGCCGGCGGGCGCTACTGA
- the rplQ gene encoding 50S ribosomal protein L17: protein MRHRHGQRKLNRTSSHRVAMLRNMTNSLFTHEAIKTTLPKAKELRKVAEPLITLSKEPTLANRRLAFDRLRDRGVVTKLFAELGPRYKARPGGYLRILKFGFRQGDNAPMALVELVDRPLAAEAGEDAKAE, encoded by the coding sequence ATGCGTCACCGCCACGGACAACGCAAGCTCAACCGCACCAGCAGCCATCGCGTCGCGATGCTGCGGAACATGACCAACTCGCTCTTCACCCACGAGGCGATCAAGACCACGCTCCCGAAGGCCAAGGAGCTGCGCAAGGTCGCCGAGCCGCTGATCACGCTGTCGAAGGAGCCGACGCTCGCGAACCGCCGCCTCGCGTTCGACCGGCTGCGCGACCGCGGCGTCGTGACCAAGCTCTTCGCCGAGCTGGGCCCGCGCTACAAGGCTCGTCCGGGCGGCTACCTGCGGATCCTGAAGTTCGGCTTCCGCCAGGGCGACAACGCGCCGATGGCGCTCGTCGAGCTCGTCGACCGGCCGCTGGCGGCCGAAGCGGGCGAGGACGCGAAGGCGGAGTAA
- the rpoA gene encoding DNA-directed RNA polymerase subunit alpha, with the protein MQSNVLLKPRIIDVQSMSPFHAKVVMEPFERGYGHTLGNALRRVLLSSMPGYAPTEVRISGVLHEYSALDGVQEDVVDILLNLKGVVLKLHNRDHVVLKLAKSDEGAVTAADIEPNHDVEIINPEHVIAHLTAGGKLEMEIRVDKGRGYQPATSRVKPEGGRSIGSILLDASFSPVRRVSYAVESARVEQRTDLDKLVLDIETNGVVEPEQAVRYAASVLVEQLSVFADLKGTDVPVAERSSPQVDPLLLRPVDDLELTVRSANCLKAENIYYIGDLIQRTETELLKTPNLGRKSLNEIKEVLASRGLSLGMKLENWPPAGLDRP; encoded by the coding sequence ATGCAAAGCAACGTTCTCCTCAAGCCGCGCATCATCGATGTCCAGAGCATGTCTCCGTTCCACGCGAAGGTCGTGATGGAACCGTTCGAGCGCGGCTACGGCCACACGCTCGGCAATGCGCTGCGCCGTGTCCTGCTGTCGTCGATGCCGGGATACGCTCCGACCGAGGTCCGCATCTCGGGCGTGCTGCACGAGTACTCGGCGCTCGACGGCGTGCAGGAAGACGTCGTCGACATCCTCCTCAACCTGAAGGGTGTCGTGCTGAAGCTGCACAACCGCGACCACGTCGTGCTGAAGCTCGCCAAGTCGGACGAGGGCGCCGTGACGGCGGCCGACATCGAGCCGAACCACGACGTCGAGATCATCAACCCCGAACACGTGATCGCCCACCTGACGGCGGGCGGCAAGCTCGAGATGGAGATCCGGGTCGACAAGGGCCGCGGCTATCAGCCGGCGACCTCGCGCGTGAAGCCGGAAGGCGGCCGTTCGATCGGTTCGATCCTGCTCGACGCGTCGTTCTCGCCGGTCCGCCGCGTCAGCTACGCCGTGGAGAGCGCGCGGGTCGAGCAGCGCACCGACCTCGACAAGCTCGTGCTGGACATCGAGACCAACGGCGTGGTCGAGCCGGAGCAGGCGGTCCGCTACGCGGCGAGCGTGCTGGTCGAGCAACTGTCGGTGTTCGCCGACTTGAAGGGCACGGATGTCCCGGTGGCGGAGCGCAGCTCGCCGCAGGTCGATCCGCTCTTGCTGCGTCCGGTCGACGACCTCGAACTCACGGTGCGCTCGGCCAACTGTCTCAAGGCCGAGAACATCTACTACATCGGGGACCTGATCCAGCGCACCGAAACCGAGCTCCTCAAGACGCCGAACCTCGGCCGCAAGTCGCTGAACGAGATCAAGGAAGTGCTCGCCTCGCGCGGGCTCTCCCTCGGCATGAAACTCGAGAACTGGCCGCCGGCCGGACTCGACCGTCCGTAA
- the rpsD gene encoding 30S ribosomal protein S4: protein MARYTGPKCKLARREGTDLFLKSARRSLDSKCKLEMKPGQHGQKSGMRMSDYGNQLREKQKLRRIYGLLERQFRRYFVEAARRKGSTGENLLKLLESRLDNVVYRMGYGSTRAEARQLVTHGAILVNGKRVNVPSALCRTGDVVSVAEKAKAQLRITDSLQLAEKVGFPAWVDVDPKKLQGTFKGAPDRSEFGQDINESLVVELYSK, encoded by the coding sequence GTGGCCAGATATACCGGACCCAAGTGCAAGCTGGCGCGACGGGAGGGAACCGATCTCTTCCTGAAGAGCGCGCGTCGATCGCTCGACTCCAAGTGCAAGCTCGAGATGAAGCCCGGCCAGCACGGGCAGAAGTCGGGCATGCGCATGTCCGACTACGGCAACCAGCTTCGCGAGAAGCAGAAGCTCCGCCGCATCTACGGACTGCTCGAGCGCCAGTTCCGCCGTTACTTCGTCGAGGCGGCCCGCCGCAAGGGCTCGACCGGCGAGAACCTGCTGAAGCTCCTCGAGTCGCGGCTCGACAACGTCGTCTACCGGATGGGTTACGGCTCGACCCGCGCGGAGGCGCGACAGCTCGTGACGCATGGCGCGATCCTCGTGAACGGCAAGCGCGTGAACGTCCCGTCGGCGCTGTGCCGTACCGGCGACGTCGTGTCGGTCGCCGAGAAGGCGAAGGCGCAGCTCCGGATCACCGATTCGCTGCAGCTCGCCGAGAAGGTGGGTTTCCCGGCATGGGTCGACGTCGATCCGAAGAAGCTGCAGGGCACGTTCAAGGGCGCGCCCGACCGCTCCGAGTTCGGCCAGGACATCAACGAGAGCCTCGTCGTCGAGTTGTACAGCAAGTAA
- the rpsK gene encoding 30S ribosomal protein S11 gives MAQQPSQKAAMAARARKKVKKNVSEGIAHIHASFNNTIITITDRQGNVLSWATSGGAGFKGSRKSTPFAAQVAAEAAGRAAQECGVRNLEVRIKGPGPGRESAVRALNALGFKIASISDVTPVPHNGCRPPKRRRV, from the coding sequence ATGGCACAGCAACCGTCCCAGAAGGCCGCCATGGCGGCGCGCGCCCGGAAGAAGGTCAAGAAGAACGTCTCCGAGGGCATCGCGCACATCCACGCGTCCTTCAACAACACGATCATCACGATCACCGACCGTCAGGGCAACGTGCTCTCCTGGGCCACCTCCGGCGGCGCCGGATTCAAGGGCTCGCGGAAATCGACCCCGTTCGCGGCGCAGGTCGCGGCCGAGGCCGCCGGCCGCGCGGCGCAGGAGTGCGGCGTCCGGAACCTCGAGGTCCGCATCAAGGGGCCGGGCCCGGGTCGCGAGTCGGCGGTCCGGGCGCTGAACGCGCTCGGATTCAAGATCGCGTCGATCTCCGACGTGACCCCGGTGCCGCACAACGGCTGCAGGCCGCCGAAGCGGCGCCGCGTCTGA
- the rpsM gene encoding 30S ribosomal protein S13, producing the protein MARIAGVNIPNHQHAVIALQAIYGIGPARAKAIVAAAGVVPSTKIKDLNDTQMDKLREQVGRFAVEGDLRRETTMNIKRLMDLGCYRGVRHRKGLPVRGQRTRTNARTRKGPKKGRTVALSKAAPAK; encoded by the coding sequence ATGGCTCGTATCGCGGGCGTCAACATCCCCAACCACCAGCACGCGGTGATCGCGCTGCAGGCGATCTACGGCATCGGCCCGGCGCGCGCGAAGGCGATCGTCGCGGCCGCCGGCGTGGTGCCGTCGACCAAGATCAAGGACCTGAACGACACGCAGATGGACAAGCTGCGCGAACAGGTCGGCCGGTTCGCGGTCGAGGGAGACCTCCGCCGCGAGACGACGATGAACATCAAGCGGTTGATGGACCTCGGCTGCTACCGCGGCGTGCGCCATCGCAAGGGACTGCCGGTGCGCGGCCAGCGCACGCGGACCAACGCGCGCACCCGCAAGGGTCCGAAGAAGGGCCGCACCGTCGCGCTGTCGAAGGCAGCGCCGGCGAAATAA
- the rpmJ gene encoding 50S ribosomal protein L36: MKVLASVKKMCRNCKIIKRHGVVRVICTEPRHKQRQG; encoded by the coding sequence ATGAAGGTACTGGCGAGCGTGAAGAAGATGTGTCGCAACTGCAAGATCATCAAGCGCCACGGCGTGGTGCGCGTGATCTGCACGGAACCGCGCCACAAGCAGCGGCAGGGCTGA
- the infA gene encoding translation initiation factor IF-1, whose product MAKEDTIQMQGEVVEMLPNATFRVKLENGHVVLGHISGKMRMHYIKILPGDKVTVEMTPYDLSRARITFRAK is encoded by the coding sequence ATGGCCAAGGAAGACACGATCCAGATGCAGGGGGAGGTGGTGGAGATGCTGCCGAACGCCACCTTCCGCGTGAAACTCGAGAATGGACACGTGGTGCTGGGCCACATCTCCGGGAAGATGCGGATGCACTACATCAAGATCCTGCCCGGCGACAAGGTCACGGTGGAGATGACGCCCTACGACCTGTCGCGCGCGCGGATCACGTTCAGGGCGAAGTGA
- the secY gene encoding preprotein translocase subunit SecY codes for MATTVNPALKGGSRYADLKRRLWFLLGAMVVYRIGTHIPVPGINAQVLEDLFRSQQDGILGLFNVFSGGALSRFSIFALGIMPYISASIIMQLCTVVVPSLEALRKEGEAGRRKITQYTRYGTLGLSFFQALGISLALESQAGLVLDPGLGFRVISAVTLVTGTMFLMWLGEQITERGLGNGISLIIFAGIAAGLPNAIGLTLEQARTGAYSIPLVLGIAALVVLVTAFVVYVERAQRKILVNYAKRQVGNRVYQGQSSHLPLKLNMAGVIPPIFASSIILFPATLAQWFGTGEGTIWLRDVAAVLSPGQPVHEILYAAAIIFFCFFYTGLQYNPKETADNLKKSGAFIPGYRPGEQTAKYIEKITMRLTLIGSLYLVIVCFIPNFLIAWKNVPFYFGGTSLLIIVVVTMDFMTQVQAYMMSQQYESLLKKANFKGGVPSR; via the coding sequence GTGGCGACGACGGTCAATCCTGCGCTGAAGGGCGGCTCGCGGTACGCCGATCTCAAGCGGCGGCTGTGGTTCCTGCTCGGGGCGATGGTCGTCTACCGGATCGGGACGCACATTCCGGTGCCGGGCATCAATGCGCAGGTGCTCGAGGACCTGTTCCGCTCGCAGCAGGACGGCATCCTCGGCCTGTTCAACGTCTTCTCCGGGGGTGCGCTGTCGCGCTTCTCGATCTTCGCGCTCGGGATCATGCCGTACATCTCGGCGTCGATCATCATGCAGCTCTGCACGGTGGTCGTCCCGTCGCTCGAGGCCTTGCGGAAGGAAGGGGAGGCGGGCCGGCGCAAGATCACGCAGTACACGCGCTACGGGACGCTCGGGCTGTCGTTCTTCCAGGCGCTCGGCATCTCGCTCGCGCTCGAATCGCAGGCGGGCCTCGTGCTCGACCCGGGACTGGGGTTCCGGGTGATTTCGGCCGTCACGCTCGTCACCGGCACGATGTTCCTGATGTGGCTCGGCGAGCAGATCACGGAGCGCGGGCTGGGCAACGGCATTTCGCTCATCATCTTCGCGGGCATCGCCGCGGGGCTCCCCAACGCGATCGGGCTGACGCTCGAGCAGGCGCGGACCGGCGCGTACTCGATCCCGCTGGTGCTGGGCATCGCCGCGCTGGTGGTGCTCGTCACCGCGTTCGTCGTGTACGTCGAGCGGGCGCAGCGCAAGATCCTGGTCAACTACGCCAAGCGCCAGGTCGGCAACCGCGTCTACCAGGGCCAGAGTTCGCACCTGCCGCTCAAGCTCAACATGGCCGGGGTGATCCCGCCGATCTTCGCGTCGTCGATCATCCTGTTCCCGGCCACGCTGGCGCAGTGGTTCGGCACCGGGGAAGGGACGATCTGGCTGCGCGACGTGGCCGCGGTGCTGAGCCCCGGCCAGCCGGTCCACGAGATCCTGTACGCGGCGGCGATCATCTTCTTCTGCTTCTTCTACACCGGGTTGCAGTACAACCCGAAGGAGACGGCGGACAACCTGAAGAAGAGCGGCGCGTTCATCCCGGGCTACCGGCCGGGCGAGCAGACCGCGAAGTACATCGAGAAGATCACGATGCGCCTGACGCTCATCGGCTCGCTCTACCTCGTGATCGTGTGCTTCATCCCGAACTTCCTGATCGCCTGGAAGAACGTGCCGTTCTACTTCGGAGGCACGTCGCTCCTGATCATCGTGGTCGTCACGATGGACTTCATGACGCAGGTGCAGGCCTACATGATGTCGCAGCAGTACGAGAGCCTGCTCAAGAAGGCGAACTTCAAGGGCGGAGTCCCGAGCCGCTGA
- the rplO gene encoding 50S ribosomal protein L15, giving the protein MRLNTIKPAAGSNKPRKRVARGIGSGSGKTAGRGHKGQSSRSGGFHKVGFEGGQMPLQRRLPKRGFVSMSRDDTAEVRLSELARLPVADIDLLALKAAGIVPATAKAAKVIRTGKLEKAVKLSGVLVTKGARAAIEAAGGSVE; this is encoded by the coding sequence ATGCGTCTCAACACGATCAAGCCGGCGGCGGGCAGCAACAAGCCGCGCAAGCGCGTGGCGCGGGGGATCGGCTCGGGCTCGGGCAAGACCGCCGGCCGCGGCCACAAGGGGCAGTCGTCCCGCTCGGGCGGCTTCCACAAGGTCGGGTTCGAGGGCGGCCAGATGCCGCTGCAGCGGCGCCTGCCGAAGCGCGGCTTCGTGTCGATGTCGCGCGACGACACCGCCGAGGTGAGGCTGTCCGAACTCGCGCGGCTGCCGGTAGCCGACATCGACCTCCTCGCGCTCAAGGCGGCGGGCATCGTCCCGGCGACCGCGAAGGCGGCGAAGGTGATCCGGACGGGCAAGCTCGAGAAGGCGGTGAAGCTCTCGGGCGTGCTGGTGACCAAGGGTGCCCGGGCGGCGATCGAAGCCGCCGGCGGCAGCGTCGAATAG
- the rpmD gene encoding 50S ribosomal protein L30: MSAKKTMKVTLVRATPRTRADHRATVRGLGLKWTNHTVEVEDTPSVRGMVNKVSYLVKITG, encoded by the coding sequence ATGAGCGCGAAGAAGACGATGAAGGTCACGCTGGTGCGCGCCACGCCGCGCACGCGCGCCGACCATCGCGCCACCGTGCGGGGGCTGGGCCTCAAGTGGACCAACCACACGGTCGAGGTCGAGGACACGCCGTCGGTGCGCGGCATGGTGAACAAGGTGAGCTACCTCGTGAAGATCACGGGGTAG
- the rpsE gene encoding 30S ribosomal protein S5, with protein MANPRSNAPRQQQADDRGDGLREKMISINRVTKVVKGGRIMGFAALTVVGDGDGRVGMGKGKAKEVPVAVQKAMEQARRNMVKVRLRKGTLHHAVEGRHGSTRVYMQPASDGTGVIAGGAMRAVCDVVGVTNVLAKCHGPTNPYNVVRATLNALESISSPADIAAKRGKTVEEILEA; from the coding sequence ATGGCGAACCCACGCAGCAACGCTCCCAGGCAGCAGCAGGCGGACGACCGCGGCGACGGCCTGCGGGAGAAGATGATCAGCATCAACCGCGTCACGAAGGTCGTGAAGGGCGGACGCATCATGGGCTTCGCGGCGCTGACCGTGGTCGGCGACGGTGACGGCCGCGTCGGCATGGGCAAGGGCAAGGCGAAGGAGGTTCCGGTCGCGGTGCAGAAGGCGATGGAGCAGGCCCGCCGCAACATGGTGAAGGTGCGGCTTCGCAAGGGCACGCTGCACCACGCGGTCGAGGGCCGCCACGGCTCGACGCGCGTCTACATGCAGCCGGCTTCCGACGGCACCGGCGTGATCGCCGGGGGTGCGATGCGCGCCGTGTGCGACGTCGTGGGCGTCACCAACGTGCTCGCCAAGTGCCATGGGCCCACCAACCCGTACAACGTGGTGCGCGCGACGCTGAACGCGCTCGAGTCGATCAGCTCCCCGGCCGACATCGCCGCGAAGCGAGGCAAGACGGTCGAAGAGATCCTGGAGGCGTGA
- the rplR gene encoding 50S ribosomal protein L18: MNKKQARIRRARQTRIRIALQGATRLVVSRSNAHIYAQIVAPDGAHVLASASTLEGEVRKDLANGGNTAAATVVGRKIAERAKALGIEQVAFDRSGYRFHGRVKALAEAAREGGLKF, encoded by the coding sequence ATGAACAAGAAGCAGGCCCGCATCCGCCGCGCGCGCCAGACGCGGATCCGCATCGCCCTCCAGGGCGCGACGCGGCTCGTCGTCAGCCGGTCGAACGCGCACATCTACGCGCAGATCGTGGCGCCGGACGGCGCGCACGTGCTCGCGAGCGCCTCGACGCTCGAGGGCGAGGTGCGCAAGGACCTCGCGAACGGCGGCAACACGGCGGCCGCGACGGTGGTCGGCAGGAAAATCGCGGAGCGCGCGAAGGCGCTCGGCATCGAACAGGTCGCGTTCGACCGCTCGGGCTATCGCTTCCACGGGCGCGTCAAGGCGCTCGCCGAGGCGGCGCGCGAAGGCGGCCTCAAGTTCTAG
- the rplF gene encoding 50S ribosomal protein L6 — translation MSRIGNQPIALPAKVEVTIAGDEITVKGPLGSLSRRVAAGVTVQKEGGSIVCKAAGPESRALHGTTRALLANMVRGVSQGFEKKLTLVGVGFRAQAAGDKLNLSLGFSHPVVHVLPKGVKAETPAQTDIVVKGIDRQQVGQVAAEIRAYRPPEPYKGKGVRYADERVVLKETKKK, via the coding sequence ATGTCCCGCATCGGCAATCAACCCATTGCGCTGCCCGCGAAGGTCGAGGTGACCATCGCCGGCGACGAGATCACCGTGAAGGGTCCGCTGGGCTCGCTGTCGCGCCGCGTCGCGGCCGGCGTCACGGTGCAGAAGGAAGGCGGCTCGATCGTCTGCAAGGCGGCGGGCCCCGAATCGCGGGCGCTGCACGGCACGACGCGCGCCCTCCTCGCCAACATGGTCCGCGGCGTCTCGCAGGGCTTCGAGAAGAAGCTGACGCTGGTCGGCGTCGGCTTCCGGGCGCAGGCCGCGGGCGACAAGCTCAACCTGTCGCTCGGCTTCTCGCATCCGGTGGTGCACGTGCTGCCGAAGGGCGTGAAGGCGGAGACCCCGGCCCAGACCGACATCGTGGTCAAGGGCATCGACCGCCAGCAGGTCGGCCAGGTCGCCGCGGAGATCCGCGCCTATCGCCCGCCCGAGCCGTACAAGGGGAAGGGCGTGCGCTACGCGGACGAGCGCGTCGTGCTCAAGGAAACGAAGAAGAAGTAG
- the rpsH gene encoding 30S ribosomal protein S8: MSMTDPIADMLTRIRNAQMIERATVEMPSSKVKVAIAKVLKDEGYIDGFKLGGEDAKPVLEIALRYHAGRPVIERIERVSSPGLRVYRGKDEMPRVMNGLGIAIVSTSRGVMTDRKARADGVGGEVLCIVA, translated from the coding sequence ATGAGCATGACTGATCCCATCGCCGACATGCTGACGCGCATCCGCAACGCGCAGATGATCGAGCGGGCCACGGTCGAGATGCCCTCGTCCAAGGTCAAGGTCGCGATCGCGAAGGTCCTCAAGGACGAGGGCTACATCGACGGCTTCAAGCTCGGCGGCGAGGACGCCAAGCCGGTCCTCGAGATCGCGCTGCGCTACCACGCCGGCCGTCCGGTGATCGAGCGCATCGAGCGCGTGAGTTCGCCGGGGCTCCGCGTCTACCGCGGCAAGGACGAGATGCCGCGCGTGATGAACGGGCTCGGCATCGCGATCGTGTCTACCTCGCGCGGCGTGATGACCGACCGCAAGGCGCGGGCCGATGGCGTCGGAGGCGAAGTCCTCTGCATCGTCGCGTAA